A segment of the Luteolibacter arcticus genome:
CGACGTCGTTCCCAGGACCGCCTCCCTTGTGGATCTTCAGGCGGATGGTTCCCGCAAGTGAGAGTGAGCTGTGGATGGTGAGGGGGACGATGGATGGTCCCGCGGTGAGCGTGCCATTCGCGGAAATGGAGACGGGGCTAGCGAGCGAGCCGGAGAGGGCCAGCGTTCCGGCGCTCACGTTTGTCCCGCCAGTGTAGGTGTTCTCGCCCGCCAGCGTCAGCGTGCCGCTACCGGATTTCAAGAGGCCGCCATCGGTGGCTGCATCCCCCGCCAGATCGCTGTGGAGCAGCGGCTGTTGGATGGCGATGTCGAAGCCAGCGGTATCGATGACCGCACCTCCGTTTCTCACGTTGGCCCGGCTTAGACCGGTCATGAAGCCCGTGCCAGAAGCGTTCGCGAGCAACTTGCCGCCATTGAAGTTAAAGATCGCGCTGGTGCCCGCGCCTTTTCTAACAAGCGGGGTTTCAAGCGTACCGCCATTCAGATGGACGGTCCCGCTGCCCGCTGCTCCGGCGGCCAGTTGCAGGCCTGCCGTCGAAGCCGCGTTGATTGAAACGGTGCCGCTGTTCAGTTCCAGGTTCCCCGCACCTCCCGAGCCCACATTGAGCGGCTGCCTGCCGGAGCCGAAGTCGATGGACCCTCCATTGACGCGCGCGGTGGCGTTGCTGCCTGCCGAGATGCCGATGACCAGGCTGCCGGAGGCTCCGCTGTTGTCCGGCCCCGACCACAGGCCACCTGTTAGGATATTCAAGATCGTGCCCGAGCCATCGATCCCGCCGGTGTTACTGCTGTTCTGCTTGAGCACCCCGCCGCTGGCGATGGTGATGGTCCCGCCGGCAGTGGTGCCGTTTTCTCCGGCGATCAGGCCGGTGCTCACGCCATTGCGCACGGTGACATTGTTGCCGATGACCAATGTCTTGCCCGAGCTCACGCGTAGCTGCGGCTCGGTCGATCCGCTTGTGCGGGTGAAGCTCACCGTCTGAGCGGCGGAGGCGGAGAGGGTGTAGCCGGAATTCTGGAACCACGCGTCCTCCGCGGAGACCGCCGTGCCGACCGTGACGGCATACGTTCCATCCGCCCCGGCGAAGATGGCGCTATTGGCCGCGCTCCATGCGACGTTGCCGCTTCCGGTATTCCATACTCGGTTGGTGGACGTGGTATTCCAGGTGCCGTTCGCGGGATTGATGGTGGAGCCGTTGCCGGTGTTGCCGCTGTCCCACACGAGGTCGGCGGCGTGTCCCGTCCCGGCTGAGGCGAGAAAGCCCAGCAGACACGCGCGGGGGAGATTCCACCGGGAGGACATGATCGCAGGGTCCACCGGCTTCCGTCCCTATGGAATCCCTCGCGGGAGGGATTCCGGGGGAAGCTGAAGCTCGCTTTGCGAATCAAGCGACGATCACTTCTCCGGAACTTCGACTTGCGGGATACGCGGATTTGAGTAGAATGTCTGGGTGATCCTAAACTTCGGGGACAAGGAGACTGAGAAAGTTTTCCAACTGCTCTTCTCCCGCAAGCTCCCCCGGAACATTCAGGAGCGGGCCTACCACAAGCTCGTCGCCATCCATGAAGCCGAATCCCTCGAAAACCTTCGCCAGCCACCGGGGAACCGCCTTGAGGCCCTTCGGGGAGATTTCGAAGGATTTCATTCCATCCGGATCAACGATCAGTGGCGCATCGTATTCCGCTGGGAAGGAAAAGACGCCAGCGAAGTAAGGATCACCGACTACCATTGATTACCATGAAACGAAAAGACATCGGAATTCCCCTCACCAACAGCGCTGCCGCCCTGTTGCGGGATTTTCTTGAGGACCATGGTCTTTCCCAAGCAAGGCTCGCGGCGGATCTGCACATCAGCCCGCAGTTGCTCAATGACCTGCTCGCCAGCCGCCGGCTGTTGACGCCGGAGCATTGCCTCAAGCTCGGGCGCTACTTCGGCAACGAGCCGGAATATTGGATGCGCCTCCAAAATCACTACCTTTTCCGCAAGACCCAACGGGAGAAGGCGGCGGAACTTGAAGCTGTCGTGCCTTTGCGAGCAGCGGGCTGAAAGCGGATGGGCTGGAGAAGAAGTTTGCGGGAAGAGGCTGCTTAAGGTCGGCCCGCAGCTACCCCCTCCTCCTCAAAAACTCCGCCGGCGACACGCCGTGAACCCGCTTGAAGACGCGGGAGAAGTGGAAAGCATCCAGGCCGAGGCGTTCGGCGACTTCGCGGACGATCTTGTCGCCGCCATCGAGCAGGGCGGCGGCGTGGCGCATGCGGCAGCGGAGCAGTGCGTGGTAGGGTGTCTCGTGGCAGTGGAGGGAAAACAGCCGGGACAGGTAGGCGGGGGAGACGTGGCAGGCGGCGGCGACCTCGGCGGCGGTGGTGAATTCCAGGAAGCGCTCCTCGATGCAGGTGCGGCACTTCAGGAAGGTCTGGTAGGATTGGTCGCGACCGCTGCCGGCGACCACCGATTCGGCGAGCGTGAGCAGCAGGATTTCCGCCTGGAGCGCGGCGATCTTTGTGGCCTGCGGGCCGGCGTGCTTGCCGGTTTCGAGAAGTTGCTCGAAGGCGCGCTCGACCTCGTCGGGATTGCCGGTGCTGCGGCAGGAGCCGGGCGCGAGGCCCGCGGCGCGCAGCAGGTCGGTGCCGGCCCGGCCGCTGAAATCGAGGAAGTATTTCTGCAAGGGATCAGCTGGGTCGGACTCAATGCGGTGGGCGCAGCCGGGGCCGTAGGCGAAGACGGTGCCGCGTCGCAGCGGCCAGTCCTTTCCCGCCATGGCGAGCTTTCCCGCGCCACCGGCGACGAACTCTACGCAGAGGAAGGGGAAGTCCGCCCGCTCGACGTGGAAGTCCGGAGCGCAGGATTCCCAGCCGCCGCAGACGACGGTCAGCGTGTGGCCGGGGGGGGGATTGAGATTCAGGTAAAAGCGCCGCGCCTCCGTCACCTGGCGGGAGATAAAGGATGGAAGTTCCGTGGCGGGCCGATTCACGAAATTCAAGATGCTTTGCCGAATTTTCGGGTCAAGGATCGTCATGGATTGGCAAAGATCCGCCATGGCCATGCGGGCCCGGCCGCGCCATGGTGGCCGCGTCTTCATTTTTCATGAACTACCGTCCGCTCGGCTCCACCGGCCTCCAGGTCCCCGTTCTCGGTTTCGGCGCGTCATCGCTGGGCTCCGTATTCCGTCAG
Coding sequences within it:
- a CDS encoding type II toxin-antitoxin system RelE/ParE family toxin, whose amino-acid sequence is MILNFGDKETEKVFQLLFSRKLPRNIQERAYHKLVAIHEAESLENLRQPPGNRLEALRGDFEGFHSIRINDQWRIVFRWEGKDASEVRITDYH
- a CDS encoding HigA family addiction module antitoxin; this encodes MKRKDIGIPLTNSAAALLRDFLEDHGLSQARLAADLHISPQLLNDLLASRRLLTPEHCLKLGRYFGNEPEYWMRLQNHYLFRKTQREKAAELEAVVPLRAAG
- a CDS encoding AraC family transcriptional regulator, which produces MNRPATELPSFISRQVTEARRFYLNLNPPPGHTLTVVCGGWESCAPDFHVERADFPFLCVEFVAGGAGKLAMAGKDWPLRRGTVFAYGPGCAHRIESDPADPLQKYFLDFSGRAGTDLLRAAGLAPGSCRSTGNPDEVERAFEQLLETGKHAGPQATKIAALQAEILLLTLAESVVAGSGRDQSYQTFLKCRTCIEERFLEFTTAAEVAAACHVSPAYLSRLFSLHCHETPYHALLRCRMRHAAALLDGGDKIVREVAERLGLDAFHFSRVFKRVHGVSPAEFLRRRG